The Plasmodium vivax chromosome 7, whole genome shotgun sequence DNA window TTTTCCTGGGGGCTTCTTTTCCACTTCCCTCCCGCGGGTCCTCCTCCAAGGGGGCGCCTTCTCCTGCCTCTCCTCCATGAAGAAGTTCATCTGGCAAACCCTCCTCATAATCCCCCAACTTAACATTCttctgttttatttgttgATACACATGTTTGTAAAACTGTTTACTTTTATCCTTCTGGATGTCCTTCAAGGAGGGACTGCACTCCTTCGTCTGTTCCTTCCCCGAGGTACACGACTGTCCTGGCTCAGTTGGCCGAAACTTCGactccccccctccatcaGGAAAAGGGGTGGCCCCACCCTCCAACTTCACCcgcttcacaatttttatattttcatatattttggTGTAAAAACAATATCTTctagcatttttaaaaaaaaacatgttcTACTGTTTGTCTCTTTTACACTGCCGTCTCGCATAAGTAATATCATTTTGTACGTCATGTAGATACATGTAGAAGCGCGCAGGGTGTTGGGACGAGTTGTTGCCTTCCTCGGGGAGCTTCCTGCTGGAGTGCACAGTGGGAGCAGCGCAATTTCAATTGGTAAACGCGCGAGATGCCCTTCAAAACGGCACAACCCCAGAGTAATTTCCCCAATTTGTCAAGCTGCTCCCTACTTATCGTGGTCAAAAGGCGCGTTTTAATACTCCCTTACAATTCCACTACTGGCGCGGCGGAGTGCCTACAAATGCACATAAAAGAGGAACCACGGCAGGGAAAAACTGAAcaagaaaaagtgaaaagtgAAAACTGCAGGGAAATAGAAATGGCacttttgttcttccttcATTAAAATGCTgcttattcgtttttttgtgccattttccAGCAAACGTCACTTTCTGAGGGCTTTTAAAAATCGTCAATTTGTGTTTGTTTGGCTATCCACCTAGggttacaattttttttttttttttttttttggcaataAATGGACGATATTGGGGagttccttttccttccccctttccaCAACATAGTACAACGCTttatgcatttctttttgaaaatttttcctcttgtACGAGGGGGACTTGAACACAATTTCCGCAATGCAGTCGCATAAACGTATAAGTGTACatttggggatttttttttttttttttttctgcccatGTGTTGCGTGCATAAAGGCACATACGGTGGTCCTCCCAACTCACGCGAGCGTTGTGCATTTTTGTCAACACAAGGAAAATGCACATAATTGATTGTGAAAGGTTGACATAATCTTTTTCTTAGCACAGACGATTGcgcggaagaagaaagaaaaaaaaattccctggGTGATAAAATTTACATGTTTGTTTTGTcacttgtatttttttccctccccctctaCTGGGCGAACTTTCAGTGGCctcgctttttttcttttcctttttcttttttaacctccaccgtgtttccctttttttttatgtattccCGAAATTGGGGTACCCGCAAGTGCACAGCCCGCACGCCCATCCGTACCTTTTAAAAGCAAACGATGGGTAACAAAATTTCCACGGAGGATCACATCTTTcgattaaaattaaaaacgaagGAACTAGTAAACAGAGaaaacatacatacgtatgcatcTTTGTGTGCATTTACGTGTATGGTGTGTGCCCTGGGAGAAAGGACACAGGTGGCCTTCCTACACCgcgccttttttctttttccacaTCGCCACCACCACTACTTGCCCCCCCTAATGCCAACCCTTTCaggaaaaattatcaaaCAGGTCAGAATTAGAAGAGAAAAAGCTCGTAACCGATGTCAAAAAGGCCATACAGGCAGGGAAGATCGACATAGCGAGGTCGGTCAGATTGCGAAATGGGTGCCACGTGTATTTACCCACATTGTGGCAAACGCATACACCTTTTAATtacaccaaatgggaaaagcaCTAATTGTGCTGGCAGGATGGCACCCTTTCTGTTgtgtcttttttgttttaaacattttttttcttcttttttgtgaagTGCCTTCACATTGCACCCTGCTCCTGTTGTAATCCACCGTGCTGCCACTTCCCCCCGTCCCGACAGGCTCTATGCAGAAAAAtgcataagaaaaaaaaacgaaaaaattaactaccTCAATTTGAGTAACAAACTGGATGTCCTTGTGTCTAGGCTCGAGGGGGCCCACAGATGCGCGTCGGTTAGTTTGCAGTTAATGTGAGGAAGCGggcgaaaagaagaaggcaGCCCCCTCGGGATTTATGCCAGCCGTCCGAACATGGGCAGAGACGGATAAGCCGTCATCATGACACCTATACGCATGTCAACATGCACATACGGACGTgtgaacatatatatgcatgcccCTTTGCAGCTAGTTAAAGACGTAAGCATGATGATCCCGCTAATACAGAAGATAAACACCGAGACCAACGCCGCCAAAATTGGGAATGACGTGATGAAGCTGGAAAACATCTTTGACGAAATTGTACGTTTTGCAGGATTAGGAAGAGGGAGGCAAACCACCCCCTCCGTGCTTTTATAAGTCCACATGAGCGTAGCTCCGTGGGCATTCCCCCAaaacacatgtgtatatatatatatatatataaactctcgctgcttctccccccccgcagagcaTCAGCTCGGACCTCATAAACGACACTGTTCAAACGTCCTCTGCGATCAGCGCCCCCACGGaggaggtaaaaaaggaCGACTCAAATGTGGGAAGGAAAGCAGATCGTTTCACTGGTttgtaaaacattttttttttttttcccccatttgtgcgcaCAGGTTGACGAATTGATCTCCAAAATAGCAGATGAGCATGCCATAAAACTGGATGGGCAGCTGGGCCCCGTAAATTCGATTAATAaggtaaaacaaaatttttggtcatttgtaaaaggaaaagcaagAGGGACAATAATAGGCCCTACGCAATGCAGGGTGTACACACACAGAACTGTACAGCgttatgtacacatgtgaaGACGTAGAAagttctttaaaaaatatttttggcATAAAATGGTGCCATGTGTTGTGCATCCCTATTAATCCAGTGGGAATATGCCATCATTGGTGGGTATGCAAAAAAGGTTATTaactttcccccccttcttttctttcttttgcaGCATTTGGAAGAAATTTCCAACATGAGCGAACGgatcaaaaatttaaaatgacaaaagggaaaaaaaaaaaaaaaaaaattataatggaGATTCATTTTGGTCATTTCCCACACGCCCCCATCCCCCTCCCCTCGTTCACGTGGACACACATTTGTGAAAACGTGCGGacgtatatgtatttatatttgtatgtGCCTCTCTGCCtcttattataatttttattttttaagaatatttGGAAGACTCAACCCCCGTGATTCTCTCccactttttgtttttgttccgcgaaagggaaaaaaagtacccacGAAAATGCATAGGCATACGTGCACACAGTTGCTCACACCTTATATGTGTCCAACTCCACCTCCATTCGACAACATTTGGTTTAGTGTAAAAAGCACACACAAATTTATGTACCCACCATGGGCCTCTTAACATTTTAGccgttcatttttctccacaATTTGGTTTTATTTATACGTAAAAGGGGGCACCCCTGTGGGGAAAGCTGTacagccattttttcctggcagtgaagggagaaaaaaaaaaaaaaaaaaactcgcaCACTTTCAAATATGACATTTTGTTTTCgcctcaaaagggggaaaatcatAAACGCATATTCCGAATGCGCAATTCGTattgtacacaaaaaaaacgcgtaaaACGGGgaagatacaaaaaaaaaagagggggaaaataaaacgtaACTTACGACAGTACAGTGTAGTATAATACAGTGCTGGACAAACTCGGGGAAACACAACAGGAAatgtttttccaaaaatgggaaaaaaagggaaaggaaaagcacaAATTGGGATTAACGCTAAGATTAACGCTATGATTAACGCTTGATAGACGTCAAACGTGAGGCCAAGCGCACTCGCTCACTCGCCCGCCCGCCGCACCTACAAAACAACGCGTCACACATGCACGCACGAAACTAAGCTGTCCAGGAAATTCTTTGTCAAGGTGAACAACAGACCTTCGTCAGCGGTGCCAAATGAGATGTCCTCTCCGTCTACAAAATGATCGTTTGAGCCGATGTTTATGTAAACGCTCCTGTGGGCGAAATTTTCCTCTCCAcggaaaattttctttttttcattactaGCCAAATCGTTCGCATAACTgtcaaataaaattttcgcGTAGACAAAGAAGGGGTCCTCcccttccttcccctttgcattACAGcttttatattcataaaatgtgcgcaattttttgcacaccatgtcaaatttttttttgctaattttggTGCACCTGAGCACGTAGGATGACTTATCCGTGACGTCATTCTGCACGTAAAACTTGTACCCCTTGTTATCCTTAAAAATCAGTTCGAACAGATTTTTCTGCTgatcatttttaagaaaaaaactttttaaactttCCAAGtaggttttatttttaaataaaaaattggtgTTTCCAAAAATGAAGGTAATGTTTGgctgttcatattttctgTTCATTCGATTTTCCAGGAGGATGTCAGAATTGTGGCACACGTTGAATAGCCTTTTCAAATAcgaattaaatttatttgtgtaATTGTGCACATTTAAAAGTTCCTCGGTGGAGGCATCTTCTGTCGCGCGTTTAGCCGCTCTGTTCTTCTTAATCAAAGAGACCACATGCAAATTTGTCAGGTCCTTTTTGCTGGACACGTAATTGTGCAGAAAATGGTACAGGTCTTCCTTCTCCAGTTCGTTCATTTCGTAAAGGGAGCACTCATCGTTCATGTCCCTTGTGCATATGtagaattttttcccttccttaTCGTACACATAGAATATGAAATATGTGTAGGAGCAGAGGATGTAGTTCTGGTTCACGCGGGGGTCCGCGGTGGGTCCAGCGGTGGTTTCAGCAGCGGGTCCCGTGGTGGGTCTTGCGGAGCTCCCAGAAATGCTTCCCAAAATGGAGGTGGCAGAATCCTTGGGAGAGGCCGCTACACTCCCCGCCCCCCCCATCGGCGCAGACTGCCCACTTTTGTAAAACACCACGCGCTTGTCCACCCTGTAGGCGG harbors:
- a CDS encoding hypothetical protein, conserved (encoded by transcript PVX_098750A), producing the protein MGNKISTEDHIFRLKLKTKELEKLSNRSELEEKKLVTDVKKAIQAGKIDIARLYAEKCIRKKNEKINYLNLSNKLDVLVSRLEGAHRCASLVKDVSMMIPLIQKINTETNAAKIGNDVMKLENIFDEISISSDLINDTVQTSSAISAPTEEVDELISKIADEHAIKLDGQLGPVNSINKHLEEISNMSERIKNLK
- a CDS encoding hypothetical protein, conserved (encoded by transcript PVX_098755A; Apicoplast targeted protein. Curated by Stuart Ralph, Walter and Eliza Hall Institute of Medical Research, Australia.) is translated as MNLKILPLFIFPFLPRDEAKRTENEKFFLGKKQGLLFPPQSLHSIAKRGKIRRYLFIGRNKEESNGPPNVRKNTPTNIATLKNDGPHMKEQLGGVKNRIINFFRREKTMIDKIKNLNEEESLWFVTGYAKNLFNECSHHHIIGFEHIKEVGLKTLARFNRVPPLDSLLPGDGARKGNYLVAAAYRVDKRVVFYKSGQSAPMGGAGSVAASPKDSATSILGSISGSSARPTTGPAAETTAGPTADPRVNQNYILCSYTYFIFYVYDKEGKKFYICTRDMNDECSLYEMNELEKEDLYHFLHNYVSSKKDLTNLHVVSLIKKNRAAKRATEDASTEELLNVHNYTNKFNSYLKRLFNVCHNSDILLENRMNRKYEQPNITFIFGNTNFLFKNKTYLESLKSFFLKNDQQKNLFELIFKDNKGYKFYVQNDVTDKSSYVLRCTKISKKKFDMVCKKLRTFYEYKSCNAKGKEGEDPFFVYAKILFDSYANDLASNEKKKIFRGEENFAHRSVYINIGSNDHFVDGEDISFGTADEGLLFTLTKNFLDSLVSCVHV